The DNA sequence GGTAAGCTTTTCGGCAGTTTTGGTAGGAACGGATGGACAGGTGGTAGTTCCACCTTCGGTTTCCTGGTCGAGCAGTGTAGCCGAGGCGGGTAGCTTTACCGGAAGCACGTTTGTTAGTGCCAGTGCAACTACTACGATTATTACAGCCACTGCCAGTTATGAAGGACAAACGTATACGGCATCGGTTCCGGTGGGTATTCATGAATCAGCTTCCTTATTCACGGTTGTACCTTCCGCCATAGTGTGGTCAACCAATTCCGGGTCTATTCAATTGGAAACCATTTATTTTGGAACTTCTGCTGCAAGTTATTCCTTCACAAGCAGCAACTCGGGAGTAGCAAGCGTAGATGCCAATGGTTTGGTAAGTTTTACAGGAACCGGTAATTGCGCCATAACTGTTAACGCAAGCATTGGTGGACAATCATCGCAGTTTGTAGTTCCGGTATTGGTAGTTGGGGACCCCGGGGTAGATTTGCCTGTTTCCCGAATCGAATTGACTCCATCATCCGGGGCCATGTTTCGTAATGAAACCCTTCAGTTTTCAGCAAAAGCATTTAATAGCAGCAATTCAGACGTTACCTCCAGTACAACTTTCGAATGGAGTGTTGTACCTGCCGAAGATGAGGAAGGAAACCAAGAGCCAATTCCTGTAAGTATTGATCAAACAGGATTAGTTAGCTCTACCGGTGCAGTTGGACATGCATATGTTCGGGTTAAATCAAAAGGGGTAACTGCCTCGGCTGAAATTGCTGTTTATCCTGATACGGTGGTAATGGTTAGTCCTTTCCATGCTGATTTTGGTGGTTTTACGGTGGATCCATTTACCGGAAACATAACCCAGAATCCAACGAGTGGTTCGTTTACAGCCACAACCTATAAAGTAGATCGAGTAGCTTTTCGAAATGGTTCGTCCAATTATTTAGTGAATATAGGCAATTTGCCAGGGTTAAAGTGGGAATTGCCTCTGACCGGTATTCCAATTATTGATCAACAATTAAATATTGTGAGTATTTCCAATCCCAACTCTGCAACAACAACAATCTCTTCGAATGGAGGGGCTTCTGCAGGGGCAACCTTTGTAATGGCTTACTATCCTAATCAATTAACCATTGAACCTGGAGTTGTTGCAATAACCGTTATGCCATAACACTAAATTTCTTTATTCAAAAAGATGGAGGGCGTTTGTCTTCCATCTTTTTTGTTTTACGGACTATTCTAATGGATCATGTAATTTTGAGTTGTTGGAAAATGTCAATAAAACAAACGGCTTTCTTTTTAAATTCTTTGTATGCGGGCCCCCTTCGCCCAACTAATTTTTAGCGTAATCTAAAACAAACTGCATGGGCGTTCGGGTCACGCTATCGGCTGTAGTCCTCGTCCCCCTAGGCTAGCGCCGTCGGTGTCCTGTGGGCTACTTGCCTCTATCGTTGCCCGATGCGCAACCCATACAGGTGGTCTCTAACCCAAATTACACCTGTACCTATTATACCAATGATTTTTGAGAATTAGTCCAATACTATTTTGAATTTAGATAAGGTGTTTGAAACATTCAAACTAGTTAAGTTTTTGTAAATCAATCTGTTTTTTTAATCATGTAACAGATGCTCCACAAAATGCTTGAGTAGGAGTACCTACAACAAAATAAAGTAGATCGGATTTGCTATCCTCGTATAGATTATTAGGAATTAAAAATGATTTTAAAAATGGAAAAGGTGGTCAATCTTTTTAAATATATAAAATAGCAGAGGAAGTTGAAGATTGACCAACCTTTGGGTTTTCTAGGGGTTTTAGGATTTATTTCTTGGAGGTTTGTTTTCTGGGTCTGGGTGGTAGGCCTGGAAAACCAATGCTTAGTTTTAGGTTTTTCATTGTAATTAGCTTTAGGGAGATTTTATATGACCTTGTTTTTTGAATTTAATCCCATGTAACGGTATGATTAAAGAAATATTGGTCCAAACGAATGGTTGTACAATTCTCCTTTCTTTTAGATTTCACAGTCAATTCGGTAAAATCGTAATGGATAACAATTCCAGGTCGAAACGTATCGATTCCTCCCCAGATAATCCTATCAGTAATCTTTTGGTTCTTCCAAACCCGACGGCTTATTTTTCTTTTTGACCTGAAATAATCAAAAGGATAAAACACGACCACGTAAACCTTCTCTTCATTTCTATTGGTATAGGTAGCCGTGCTTGCCATCTGAACTTATTTTTCTGATGGTAAACATCCTCAAATTGAAGATTGAGTGTTTGGTAAAAAAAAATCAATTGTCGCATTAAAAATTCGCAGTTGGAATTTTTAATTAATTGATTGTGATTTATTTAATAGGGTGAAATGTGCTAAAAAAAACTTGTTGTTAAGCCCGAAATTTAACATGAATTCCTACTTATTGAAGCAAAGTCCCACTAATTTGTTTTAATTCCGTTTCTGCCAGTTTGGATAAATACTGGGCATTAACCAACCTTGAATTTGCATCAATAAAGGATCTTTCCACATCTTTCAACTCCAAAAGAGTAGAACTTCCGGCTTTGAAACGTTCTCTTGCAACCATTACAGATTCCTTGGCAACCTGCAAGTTGGCTTCTTCCATTTCCAGAACACTTAAGGCATAACTAAACTTTCGAAAAGCCATAATTATTGAAGATTCAGTCTGATTCTGTAATTCCTCCATTTCAAGCTTAATACCATTCAGACCTAATTGGGCCGTATGTATTTTCCGCCTTAAATTTAGACCATCAAAAACATTCCAACTTAAATTTAATCCGGCAGTCAATCCAAGGTTTTGATTGTATTGGATAATGCTTGCCTGGTTGGTTGACCTGGAATAGGTGTATCCTGCCGAACCAATAAGTTTTGGATAATATCCTGAACGGATTTCTTTTAAGCTTAATTCAGAGATCAGGCGATACTGTCTTAAATTGGTTAAACCTGAATTGTTTTGAATGGCATCTGTTTTTAAATTCTCCAGCACAAAGTCCTTTTTTAATTGGATACCTGTTTCTACTTCCAGAGCGGTTTCCGGTTTCCGGCCTAACAAAACGTTTAATTGGGTTTTGGCATTTTCTATGGCCAATAATTGATTTAACCGGGCAGACTTCTGTTCATTTAGGTCAACTGTTGTTTGAAGGAATTCCATTTTGGAGGCAGTACCAATTTCCCACTTGTTTTTTGCCAATTCCATTCTTTCTTTTAGCAATACCAGGGTGGTATCAATAACACGAAGCATTTCTTGTTGTTTGACAATTTCAAGGTAAGAGCTAATTACTTTTCCGACTACATTTTCCATTTGCTGCCTTAGTTCTGTTTCACTTAGAACTTTGGTAGCTTTTAGTTTATCATAAGTAATAAACATTTTGAATCCATCGAATAAAGTCCAATTTAAAC is a window from the Bacteroidia bacterium genome containing:
- a CDS encoding TolC family protein is translated as MPKLVTRSFVLFRFIWVIACCLWTFSVKGQERISMQSAIEEALKSNFSVQISRNKVDIAQNESTIGNAGMLPVVSIGAGENFALNNTQQKLSTGNEINRKGAQSTNTSAGVSLNWTLFDGFKMFITYDKLKATKVLSETELRQQMENVVGKVISSYLEIVKQQEMLRVIDTTLVLLKERMELAKNKWEIGTASKMEFLQTTVDLNEQKSARLNQLLAIENAKTQLNVLLGRKPETALEVETGIQLKKDFVLENLKTDAIQNNSGLTNLRQYRLISELSLKEIRSGYYPKLIGSAGYTYSRSTNQASIIQYNQNLGLTAGLNLSWNVFDGLNLRRKIHTAQLGLNGIKLEMEELQNQTESSIIMAFRKFSYALSVLEMEEANLQVAKESVMVARERFKAGSSTLLELKDVERSFIDANSRLVNAQYLSKLAETELKQISGTLLQ